The following nucleotide sequence is from Podospora bellae-mahoneyi strain CBS 112042 chromosome 1 map unlocalized CBS112042p_1, whole genome shotgun sequence.
GAAGACGAATCATATGAAGGCTACCTCTAGGTGTGTGGGTAAGGTAGTTTCTAAGAATTGATGACTTTCCGCCATTAAGGATTGTTCTCTGGAATATTCTTTTCTGAACAAAGGTTTCGGGATGGAAAAATGAGCAGAAGAACGGAAAGGCATGACTTCACTACCTTAAGCAAGCTTcaacttcaccaccaacttgtCGAGTTGAGTGAGAGAATAACTTCATCGGCCATACTCAGTCAACCTGTTTACCTACTTAAGCTCGAAGCTACCGAATCCAAACCACACATTTTAGAAGCGACATTTCTCCTGGCCCCTTTGTACGCAGGTACCTGATCTGCTGTCTTGAAAGcactcactcacccacctcccGATCTTCACTCCAATGAATATACCCAATCACTGGCCAACCCCAAGTAACATGCCTAATCGTCTTCCCCCAGAAATACAACGGCACCCAGCaaaccaacaccgccgccgagatcGCTGCCATCGTCCCATACGCATTCAAATAGCCCGCCTGCTGCACCCAAGTATTCGTATAAAACGACAGCAAAAACCCAAACAAACTCTTGAATCCCATGACCGCAAGTGTGATCTCCCCTGCCACAGGCCGGTAAGCATCAATGACATACACCAGCGCTACATTCGTTCCCTGAACAATAGCAAAATTCACTGTTTCCCTTCCATGTCAgcacttcttcttcttgggtaTCTCGGCAGAAAAACTTACACAACGCAATCCCCAAATTCGGCACCATCCAATGCAAGCCCTTCTCAatccccaccccaaaaatCACCAGCCCCAACGGCGCGGTGATCATGGCAGGTATCATCGCCGGCAGTCTCATTTCCGGATCTCTAATCCCGTTGTTTCTCTTGGTGAAGTAATCCGCTACTTTGtctccccaccatccaccaAGCGGTATACCTGCCAGCGAACCGACCAAAGCAGAGACAAAGCAGACGCCTACCTGCCATGACTTGAATCTGTAGGTTGCTTCGTAGGCGATCTCAACATTGGATGTCATAGCAACCAGAAACCCAATGGTGGCGGCTTCAACAAGGGCAGCCCAGAGGACAGGGGGGAGGCAAATCAGACCGAGGGGACGAACGGTCAGTTTGAAGAATGACTCGTGGGTGATAGTCCCGTGGAAGATTTTGAGAGTGGAGAGGTAGGAGGCTTtctttgggaggggggaactgCCAACACGGCGGGACTCAGGGTCGGAGATGGTGGCAGTTGGGTTCTTTTCTGTGGAGGAGCgttggttgggggtgccggtggaggaggagtcgtCGCTGTTGGAAGGGGTCTCACGGATGTAGGCTGTTTCGGGAAAGGCAAAGAAtgcgatgaggaggacgaggccgacgagggCGGAGGCGACTTGGAAGATTACACGCCAGTGGTGGTCGATTGTGATAACGCTGGGGATATCTTGTTagaatggggatgggaaggtgtGATAATAGAGGGCATACCCTGAGATGATGAGACCGATGGCTACACCGACAGCGAGAAAGGAGCTGTATAAAGCCATGACTGTACCTCGCtcgtggaggaagaagatgtcggcgatggtgatgggagcgATTGTCTCGGCAGCACCGGCACCAAAGCCCATGATGACACGGCCGGCAAGAAACCCGCCGTAGGAGCGCTCGAAGCAAAGCCAGACAGCAGAGGCCTGAGGTCCTTGTTAGTTCGGTTCAGCGTTCGTTCATGATTTTTCTTGACTTACAAAGTAGATCAAATAGCTAAAGACATAAGTCGGCCGGCGTCCCCATTTGTTGGCAACAGGGACCCAGAAGAAGTTTCCAATACCCTGCATGAGAGCACAGGTGGTGAAAAAGTACGCAACCTTGGCTACAGCTTCGTGGAAGAGCTTGGGGTTTCTTCCTGGATGGGCACCAACGAAGAACTccatggtgatgttgaccaTGGCAATCGAGGGCCCTGCCGCCAGAAAGTTGCAAATCATCATGGCCAAGCAGATGACGGTCGCCATATAGTACTTGTACCATTGTGGCCTAAGAAGTGTTAGCTAGGTGTCTTCGAGGTGATGTAAAAGGCTTACCAGTTGAGGGGATCATTGGGGTCAGAAGAAGGTGTCGGGATCAGGATGATCTCGTTCGTGTCCTGATCACGAAGACGAACGTTGCCGAGGGTGACAACTCTCTTCTTGTCACCACGATCACTATGGGGGTTGGCCGCCAAAGAGGCAGCGATACGATCTCCAGCCATAATGTTTTCTTGATGAATGTTAGTAAACGTGTAGACATGATGTTatgggaagggtggtgtaGATATACATACGGTTTCCAAGGGTCAGACCTAGTAACCAGCCTGGaaaaggggttgttgtggcgTCCTGTACAAGTATGTTTGTGTTCCCCAGTAGGATCAAGCCTCACTCTAGTCTGGATCCTTCGGCGAAGTGGTGTTGAAAGGGAGAGGACCTGACACACCAACCTAAGAGTCGACACGGTCAGGAGCAGCTAGTTCTGCGAGGTCCTTGATGTCATATACTCTTTGCCATCCGCGCAGAAAAAAAGGCCGAAACGGCTCTACCTCGCGGGCTCTTGGGCGACTGCTACATACACAAGACCGATACAATGAGAGTGTGTTGTAATATGCAAAAGGACAGTTGCAATCCCTGCATCTTGTTTATGGCTTGGCTCATTCCTTGGcacagtggtggtggtctaCTGACACTTATCGCAGCGCTTTACCAACCTAGCACACCGTTGCCGGTGCTGGGGTTCATGGTACTGTACCTTGTGCCATCGGTTGCACTGCATGCTCCATTACAACTTGGCTGACACTCCCGGTCTGTGTTTTTATATTCCAACCGTCAGAACAACAGACCCAGCACCCGCCGAGGCCCGGAGCTCCGAATAGCATTTGCTGGGCAGCCTTATCTCCTGAAGAGAAAGACTCTTATGAAGCATTCCGTAGCTCCGTAAGGGCCGATGAGTATTGTGGTTGAGAGCAAGACAATATGGGATTGAGGAGAAGACATGGCTTTTCTGCAATCACAGTCAGCATGAATGAAACCATCCGGCATCTGTACGCACAGACTCGGGTCCGATCCTGCTTTCTGCCACTCGTGGTCAAGGGATGTGATGATATAGCGGCTTATATTCATGGCTTGTACTTTTGTAGCTTCCGTTCCGGCTCCCGGGCATGGTATAGAGCTTACGGGCCGCTCGACCATCTGCAAGGCGACTGGGATCGGCTTGCCCGGTCGACTAGCGATGGGTATTAAGACAGACAAGACCGAGAATATTGCCTACCCACCATTGTGTTCTCCTTGAGTGGATGTTGAATGGCGATTGACAAGgattggtgttggttggctCACCACGGCACTGTGACCTGCTGAGAAactcttgttttctttcttttgagATCTGGGCAACGGTCAGGACAAGACTTTGAAATATATTGCCTAGTGGGCCTGTCGGAGTTCCCCAACATTGGCATCATAAGCTTATCATGATGTTACTCTATTCAAAAGAGCCGCCTGAGTGTGATGTAAAGCTAGGGTGCGTGTCGAGGTACTTGTCTTTTGAACACTGATGAGTGCCAACCCCACGAAACAGTTTCAAGTCCCATAGCGGTTCCAGATAATGATTCGAGTCCCGAGCTAGTGAAATCGCGGTATGGCTTTGATGCCAAAACCGCCCTAATCGTCGGAGGAATCCATTTGGGTGTGAATGCGGCGCCCGGCGTCCCAACCGCAAGAGCAATATATACTGCAGGTTTGATTGCTTGGGGATGGCAGGGCCAATTTATGGTAAAAAGGCCAGTGTCAGGTTTGACGTTAGTCGCTTGGGTGTTTGTAGATGTTCGGAACCGAGGACATCGGGGAGCGAGTACTATTCGGGTGGAGGAGTCCCAACATGGTTTTCATAAAGAGAGGCCTTCGGGAGAGGTGGCTCGGTGGTCAGCTATGACTGCTTTGCCAGATCTTCATTCGAGATGATCAGATGCACTGGAGAGTTGCACCAGGATTCCATGCTGGCCGTTTGCTGCGAAACAGTGGAAACTGGTTGATCTCCCCGCTGACGAACTGTCTTGGCACGCGGAGTATGGGGCCGCTTAGCAGGGGAACGCGTGGCCTGGCTAGGGTACTGCTGGGTCTAACTGCTTTGGACAAGAGACAGTCGTAGCCAAGTTGAACATCAAAGTCCCGAGTCAAGTGTTTGTCAAGTCACGATTGTGTTGGCGATATCTGCATCTCAACTCACGGACGTGAATGACTGACTGGCAGCCGGCTTGTTCCACCACAGTTCCGTCCGCACCAACGCCAAATCAGTAGTCTGGGCACTTGGCTCTGAAATCGCCAACTGGTGCGCCTCAATGATGCCCGCGCTACCATGACCCAGTGTTACACCCAATTGATGGACTTCTCACCAATTCACCATGTATCCAATCCGCCATCTTATTGACCCGCCCACCAgtaatcctcctcctcgtggcCAGACCCAACCACCGGTAGTTGGAATTGACCCCAACACCTCTTTATTTACTCCACCCGTCCTCCCACACTCGACATCAGCCGCCGGTCCTCTCACCGGCACGGCCCCGGTCTCGGCTCCGGCTGcatcaccctctccggcCTCATTTTCACATCCGTCCAGCTCGATCAATGCCAACTCCACCTCCCAGccgccacaacaacaacaacaacaacaacaacaacaacaacaacaacaaccgccacagCCACAGCTCCCGACATCACTTTACCAGTGCGCTCATTGCTTGCGTCGGTATTCTCGGCCCGAGCATCTCCAGGTGAATACTCACCGTCTCCAGGCCGAATACTGTCTTCACATTactgatgaagatgatgcgTTAGAGACATATAGCAACCCATACTCTCGGGAAGCGCTTCGTCTGCGATGTGCGTCTTCAAACATGCTGAGCAAAACTCATCATAGCTCACCAGAAACCTGACTAATATGGTGAAAGATTTGCTCCAAAGCCTTCGCCCGGGCAGACCTCCTCAAACGTCATCGCACCAACCATCAAAatgacaacagcaacaaacgTAAACGCCTCAGCTCCGCGGCTCCTGGTGCCGGCCGCGTTGCACATGCTTGTCAGGCATGTGCCAAGGCTAGAGTCAAGTGTGAAGAGATGAAACCGCGAGTGCCCCTGATGATGCATCACCTCTTCACTCCTGAGCTCACACTAACTCTTATCAGATGCACAAGATGTAAGAACCGTGGCATAACGTGTGAGGTAGCATCCTCAGAGGATGCCGCGATGCATCTGCTACATCTCTCCGCAAACGCCCATGGTTTTGagtcccatccaccaccggaCACGTCTCCGAGCGCTTCATCACAATACCCTCAACCAATAAGTGCCGTTGAGCCTGAATTCCAACAGCCAACTTTCAACCCAGCACTGAAAAGCTTTGCGTCGTCTTCTCGATATCAGCAGCCCAGCCTTGCTAGTAACTCCCTCACGCCAGATGATCGGCAGTTCAAAGAAGAATCACAGTTGCCAACGCCTGAAACACTAATGGACCAGAACAACCCAGACAACCTCAATCGCCCTCAGGCTACCTATCAGAACCAGGGGCTGGCTACGGTGGAGCAAGACTTGGAAAAAGCACCATTCTCAGAATTTCTACGTGATGTACTGTACGACCAGTCGTTTGGAAATTCAGCCAGAATGGCTGAGGCACAAGGACTGGCTGTTTTGGACTTTTGCGATGATGTCAACCTGGACTTTCGAGAATTTGACTTTGGTCTTCTCGAGAATTGGAAACCTGATGCCACCCAGCACGTACCTGACTCGACTACTCAAGTGGACAATTCGGCAGAGGTTGCGGCCATGCGATCGACACTCGTCAAGATCTGGACCGAATCACCCTGGCGTTGGGTTCCGAAAAGGACCGATACGGGCTACAACGAGCAGTCTAACCTTCCACTGCTCTCCCGGGATGTACATGGATCTAAAGCCCTCAAGCCTGATCGAGTGGTAAAGGACACTCTGCATAGCTCCAATCGGGACAAGATCTTGGCCATCGTTCTGAGCACATGCAGGGAAAATAGCATGATAAATCGCGTGGCTTCATCGTTCCCCTCGGCCGAGATGATGGATACCTGGATTCATGTCTTTTTAGCTGCACACATGTGCCAAGTCTCATCATGGATTCACTATGGCTCGTTTTCCATGAACCACCAATCTCCAGAGTGGCTCGCCATAGCCACCGCTGCTGGTGCCGTTCTTGCCCCGGTCACTACCCTAAGAAGATTCGGTTTCGCGTTACAAGAAGCCGTCCGTATCTCCATTCCAGGCAGATTTGAagaaaacaacaccaacatcggcctcctcggcccagTCCAAGCTCTGATGCTAGTGCAAGACGTCGGCCTCTGGAGCGGCAACCGTCGAAAAATGGAAATCGCAGAATGTCATCTCTCGGTTCCCATGGCCATGATGCGCTACAGAGGAAAATTCACCAAAACCGCCTACCCAGacgtcatcatccacccctcCGACGAGGGCAAAGTCCTCGAAGAAAAATGGAAAAAATGGTACCAACTCGAATCATGGAAACGTCTCGTCTTCCACGCTTACCTCCGAGATGCCCAGGTGTCCATGACACAattcaacaacccctccatgTCCTACGCCGAGCTCACCCTCCCTTTACCCTGCTCGAAAGATCTCTGGTTTGCACGCACAGCAGAGGAGTTCAAAATCCGGTATCTCGAATCTCGGACCAACCGTGAGGGCAACAAACGCCCTCCATCGCTAGGCGATTTATTCAGggacatcaacctcctcgccacgaaccaccacctcctcgacgTGCAATACGCCATAAGTATCTACCTCCACGGATTCTGGTCCCTAATATGGGAGTACCGCCAGCTCAAATCcatcctttcctcctctcctttaCCCACTACTGACCCCTCGCTCTCCCCCGAAATGCTCCTCACCCAACGCCACGGCGAACTCCGCCGTCAACTCTCCCTGTTCCAATCCGTCACCCGCGGCTGGCATGAGATGTTGTCGGCCCAAGAATCCATGattctccacctcctccaaatgAACCTCCACGTTTCTCTAATCGACCTCCAACTGTTGACCGGcaaagaaggggaagacCAAGCAAGAAGGGTCTACCCCCTTTTGCAGAAATGGTGTCTCGAATCGAGCGACAGCCGCCAGGCGTTGTATCATGCCGGCCAGATCTTCCGATGGGGGAGGAATTTCCCCAAGGGACATCTAAAGGACTTTTGGGCGATTGCGGTGCACCATGCTGCGCTTTGTTTGTGGACTTATGGGATCATTATCAGGGCGtcagggaggaggaaaggtggggggatgggggcaccgttggtgattgatggggagggggtggaaggggcggggttggaggagtggttggtttatggaggggaggggagggaggtggttgtacaggggatggggaagaagggggttgtttcGGTGGAGGATccgaggggggtgatggaggttgcgaggggggttttggaggcgaattttgtggagggggggacgggggaggttaaggagggggggttgccgCCGGTTAGTGAGaatattgttgttgttttgagGCAGTTGGGGAATGCGGCTTGGGCGGTGGGGTTTGGGTagttggaagggggagagggagggtggatGCGGTTGAGGGGGCACCCTCTCTATAGATAATGAGTACAGGACAAGTAGGTTGACCTATATTATATCATGAATTATGCCTCAATAGTAAATTAGTAGGCAGATTAgctatctttgaaggcctaATGAATAACCTTCGAGGTATGACTCACAATAGGAGACGGGAAAACCCACCTTTATATGCCAATTGTTTTGCGGGGAGGGTACCTAAGTGGAAGGAAGGAACGGCAGACGGCAGGTGCAGTTGTGTCGTGCCTTCTTTGTTGATCTTTTCGGATCTCAAGACAGGAAGGCGCAAGGTGATATAGACAGTTTGATACCACAATTTTGCATAGGTAGGAAGGAGCATTTCATGTTAATAGCTTCCTTGAAAGGACGCTGAAAGGTATAACAGAAACAATTATTTATTAAGGCATAGGTACATGTAAATGCAAAATCATGTATCATCACTGTAACATTCCATCTTGGTCAACGCCCACCACAGtctccttccctccttctcagaAAATACTCCAAAGAGGTGTTATCACTCCTCGCCCCTGCTAACCTCgccaccatctccttctgTAACACTTGGCCTAGAAACTGCTGGAGAAGTGACTCCAGCTCGGAAGTTTTGaattgatggtggtgattcCTACCGCGTATGGTGCGCAGTCTGGCTTTATTGATGGCGTCGATCTGCTTTCGCCGTTCTTGTTCGGATGGAGGGGGTACTCCGGCAGGTCTATCAGATGGGTCTATCCCGATGATCACAGTCTGCTTCCCGTCGATTGCTATTGTCCTTCGGTGATCGGGCACAAAGGGTGTGTCCTCGTCATCTGTGTCGTCGTCCACGGCATCCTTTCCATGCTCGggcgcatcctcctcatccatccGACAGTCAGGAACAAACggcacatcctcctcatccgtctCGTCCTCTTTGTCCACTTTTCTTTGTGACAGGTGCAcccgctcctcccaccactcctTCCATCCTTCTCCATCAATGCCCGCTTGATCTTGGGGGCCGTGTAGCGGGATGATCCTCTCCCATTGAAACAGCAACTCCTTCAGCCTGTCGATTCTCTCCGCTACCCGTTCTGCAGCAGATTGCCCCTCATCTGGCGGTACCCAGCCACAGCCATTcttgagggtgaagaagtcgTCTAGATCTCGGAGGAGGGTGCAAGATCTGTTGTGGGGGAAGTAGAGGTTGAGTTCGAGGGATGCGGTCCTCAGGTTGGAGGGGCTGAGGAGAGTTAAGGgtagggagagggagaaagcCAGCGGGAGTGAGAGGAGGGAGTTGTaagtttggtggtggaggtgtgtGTGAAGTTGGGGTTTGGATTTTGGTCTGGGGAGGAttgttggcggtggcggcggcggcggtggtggtgtggatgATGGCAAGGGAGAGTGTAATAATGGAGAGGGTGGTAATGGAGGGTAAATTGTGAGCTTTggtaggggagggtggatTATCATGTTTGGTTGCTGTTACGGACGAGTACTGGAAATAAAAATAACAAAGGTCAGCTCTGTATGAGGTGACTAGGTAAGGAGGCAGCTCAGCCTTATAAGAACAGCAAGGGGCTTCAAGAGCCTCACTCGAGAAACACAGAGGCAGAGGTAAACGAGCAGACGATCTCGAACCGATCAGGCAAACAACGCCTGCGAAAGAGATACAGATTGGGGAATAAGATGGACATTGTTGATCGCTATTTGCTGAACACGAAGAAAAGCAGCTCGTGACTCGAGCCTCCAGACCCGTAAGGCTGATCTGGAATGGGGACGCAATCTTTAAAGTTCTCACCTGAAACACAGAACGAACGGTGAACAGCTGGCGGTATATTGTCAGCCAACAACGTCGGCAGATGCATTGCTGGCTATCATTGCCACTCGGAGCGGTGTTATACGGTGACGTATCAAAGCCGTTCCCGGCGGTGTGGTTGACGGATGCCTCCGCAGCGTGcagtggtggagaagggTCACTTGTGCTGCGGTGAGAGGCTGAGGCAAGCTGGGGTGGGGAGCTGCCTCGTTTCAGATG
It contains:
- a CDS encoding uncharacterized protein (EggNog:ENOG503NWX5; COG:K), giving the protein MYPIRHLIDPPTSNPPPRGQTQPPVVGIDPNTSLFTPPVLPHSTSAAGPLTGTAPVSAPAASPSPASFSHPSSSINANSTSQPPQQQQQQQQQQQQQQPPQPQLPTSLYQCAHCLRRYSRPEHLQRHIATHTLGKRFVCDICSKAFARADLLKRHRTNHQNDNSNKRKRLSSAAPGAGRVAHACQACAKARVKCEEMKPCTRCKNRGITCEVASSEDAAMHLLHLSANAHGFESHPPPDTSPSASSQYPQPISAVEPEFQQPTFNPALKSFASSSRYQQPSLASNSLTPDDRQFKEESQLPTPETLMDQNNPDNLNRPQATYQNQGLATVEQDLEKAPFSEFLRDVLYDQSFGNSARMAEAQGLAVLDFCDDVNLDFREFDFGLLENWKPDATQHVPDSTTQVDNSAEVAAMRSTLVKIWTESPWRWVPKRTDTGYNEQSNLPLLSRDVHGSKALKPDRVVKDTLHSSNRDKILAIVLSTCRENSMINRVASSFPSAEMMDTWIHVFLAAHMCQVSSWIHYGSFSMNHQSPEWLAIATAAGAVLAPVTTLRRFGFALQEAVRISIPGRFEENNTNIGLLGPVQALMLVQDVGLWSGNRRKMEIAECHLSVPMAMMRYRGKFTKTAYPDVIIHPSDEGKVLEEKWKKWYQLESWKRLVFHAYLRDAQVSMTQFNNPSMSYAELTLPLPCSKDLWFARTAEEFKIRYLESRTNREGNKRPPSLGDLFRDINLLATNHHLLDVQYAISIYLHGFWSLIWEYRQLKSILSSSPLPTTDPSLSPEMLLTQRHGELRRQLSLFQSVTRGWHEMLSAQESMILHLLQMNLHVSLIDLQLLTGKEGEDQARRVYPLLQKWCLESSDSRQALYHAGQIFRWGRNFPKGHLKDFWAIAVHHAALCLWTYGIIIRASGRRKGGGMGAPLVIDGEGVEGAGLEEWLVYGGEGREVVVQGMGKKGVVSVEDPRGVMEVARGVLEANFVEGGTGEVKEGGLPPVSENIVVVLRQLGNAAWAVGFG
- a CDS encoding uncharacterized protein (EggNog:ENOG503PZH2), with the protein product MIIHPPLPKLTIYPPLPPSPLLHSPLPSSTPPPPPPPPPTILPRPKSKPQLHTHLHHQTYNSLLSLPLAFSLSLPLTLLSPSNLRTASLELNLYFPHNRSCTLLRDLDDFFTLKNGCGWVPPDEGQSAAERVAERIDRLKELLFQWERIIPLHGPQDQAGIDGEGWKEWWEERVHLSQRKVDKEDETDEEDVPFVPDCRMDEEDAPEHGKDAVDDDTDDEDTPFVPDHRRTIAIDGKQTVIIGIDPSDRPAGVPPPSEQERRKQIDAINKARLRTIRGRNHHHQFKTSELESLLQQFLGQVLQKEMVARLAGARSDNTSLEYFLRRREGDCGGR
- a CDS encoding uncharacterized protein (EggNog:ENOG503NX28; COG:S), with the translated sequence MAGDRIAASLAANPHSDRGDKKRVVTLGNVRLRDQDTNEIILIPTPSSDPNDPLNWPQWYKYYMATVICLAMMICNFLAAGPSIAMVNITMEFFVGAHPGRNPKLFHEAVAKVAYFFTTCALMQGIGNFFWVPVANKWGRRPTYVFSYLIYFASAVWLCFERSYGGFLAGRVIMGFGAGAAETIAPITIADIFFLHERGTVMALYSSFLAVGVAIGLIISGVITIDHHWRVIFQVASALVGLVLLIAFFAFPETAYIRETPSNSDDSSSTGTPNQRSSTEKNPTATISDPESRRVGSSPLPKKASYLSTLKIFHGTITHESFFKLTVRPLGLICLPPVLWAALVEAATIGFLVAMTSNVEIAYEATYRFKSWQVGVCFVSALVGSLAGIPLGGWWGDKVADYFTKRNNGIRDPEMRLPAMIPAMITAPLGLVIFGVGIEKGLHWMVPNLGIALLNFAIVQGTNVALVYVIDAYRPVAGEITLAVMGFKSLFGFLLSFYTNTWVQQAGYLNAYGTMAAISAAVLVCWVPLYFWGKTIRHVTWGWPVIGYIHWSEDREVGE